The DNA sequence TTAATTCACTTGAAAATTTTGGACGCTTGATTGGATTTTTACCCACTAGATCGACAAATAATTTAGCTAATACGCCAACTGCGGGTAGTGCCTAAAATTATTTATGTTATCCATCACTGAATAATTATCTTCAGTGTGCATTTGTTAGCAATAAATTAAAAAATAAGTATCAGTAGTAGTTAACTTTTCCTAACGTATTGACATGGCCATTCAACGCGCGGTATCGGAAAAAAACAATCGCACAGCATGTGGACGCCAAGCCGAGAATCGGGCGCGCCATTTTTTAGAAACGCGTGGATTAAGCCTTCTCGCCTGCAACTACCGTGCGCCTTGCGGTGAACTTGACTTAATCATGCGTGATGGAATGAGCGTAGTGTTTATTGAAGTACGGCTACGTCGCTCATCACGTTTCGGAGACGCAGTTGAAAGCGTGAATGCTCGCAAGTGCGCACGAATTACCGCTACCGCTGCTCACTATCTGCAACGACACCGAGAATTGGCGAATCAGCCATGTCGTTTCGATGTAGTTGCTTTCTCCGGACCAAATGAAATCGCCGAA is a window from the Gammaproteobacteria bacterium genome containing:
- a CDS encoding putative endonuclease (Evidence 3 : Putative function from multiple computational evidences) yields the protein MAIQRAVSEKNNRTACGRQAENRARHFLETRGLSLLACNYRAPCGELDLIMRDGMSVVFIEVRLRRSSRFGDAVESVNARKCARITATAAHYLQRHRELANQPCRFDVVAFSGPNEIAEPRWLKGAFGV